GGCCCCGGGGCCGCCGCCGTGCAGCATGACCACAGTGGACTTCTGCGGATCGCCCGCCTCGTGGTAGTGCAACGTCAGCCCGGACGGCAGCTTCGCGTTCCGGCTCGTGCTCTCGAAGGTCGTCATACCATCATGTCCTTGACTGGTTGGCCGAACTCGCCGGAACCGAACATCAGGTAGGCGCGCTCCAGGTCGTTGGCCGCGTGCACGCGGCCAGCGTGGGCGTCGCGCCAGAAGCGCTGGATCGGCGTTCCCGACCACAGCGCGCGGCCGCCGGAGTTCTCGAAGAGTCGGTCGACCGCCGAGATCGCCCGCGCCGTTCCGCGCACCTGGTCGCGGCGGGCGCGCAGCCGCAGCGAGAACGGGATCTCCTCGCCGGCCTTGGCCAGCTCGTACTCCTCGGCCAGGTTGTTGGTGAGCTGCAGCCAGGCCGCGTCGATCTCGCTGGCCGCCTCGGCGATGCGCACCTTGGCGAACGGGTCTTCCTTGACCTTCTCCCCCGCGAACGCCGCGCGGACCCGCTTGACCTGGTGGTCGACGTGCGCGTCGTAGGCGCCCTGGGCCATGCCGATGATCGGCGCGGTGATCGTCGACGGGTGCACCGTGCCCCACGGCATGCGGTAGAGCGGCGCGGTGTTGATCTCGTGGCCGGGGCACTTGTTCTGCGACATCGCGATGAAGCTCAGCGCCCGGTGCCGCGGGATGAACGCGTTCTCCACCACGACGTCGTTGCTGCCGGTGCCGCGCAGGCCGACGGTGTCCCAGACGTCGTCGATCCGGTAGTCGCCGCGCGGCAGCAGGTAGGTGCAGAAGTCCACCGGCTTGCCGTCGGCGTCCTCGGCCGGGCCGCCGACGAACACCCACGAGGCGTGGTCGCTGCCGGAGGAGAAGCTCCAGCGCCCGTTGAGCAGGTAGCCGCCGTCGACGAGCTTCGCCTTGCCCATCGGCGCGTAGGAGGAGGAGATGCGGGTGTTCGGGTCCTCGCCCCAGACGTCCTCTTGGGCCTGCTGCGGGAACAGCGCCAGGTGCCACGGGTGCACCCCGAGGATCGAGGCCACCCAACCGGTCGATCCGCAGGCGCTGCCCAGGAGTTTGACCGCGGTGTAGAAGTCCAGCGGGTCGGCTTCGCAGCCGCCGTAGCGCTTCGGCTGCAGCAGGCCGAAGAAGCCGATCTCCTGCAGATCGGCGATGGTCTCGTCCGGGATCCGGCGCAGGTCCTCGGCCCGCTGCGCCCGCTCCCGCAGGTCCGGCAGCAGTCCCCGCACCCGTTCCACGACTGCTCGACTGTCGTTCATCGGCGCTCCCGTTTCCGCACAGGCTAGAACATGTTCTCGCTGGTTGTCGATGGTCCGTCTTGTTCTTTGTCTTGCAACGCCGGAGGCGTTTAGCCCACCCTCGGCGCCTGCACCGCCGCGGGTTCTCAGCGTTCGTCTGGCGCGGACAGCCCGTTCGCCGTGTATCGGACATACATAAGAACGGGATCCCGCAGCCAGGCGAGCGCTGAAGTTCCGCCACCGGCACCGCCCCGCAGAACGAGTTCGTCAGACT
This portion of the Saccharopolyspora antimicrobica genome encodes:
- the hsaA gene encoding 3-hydroxy-9,10-secoandrosta-1,3,5(10)-triene-9,17-dione monooxygenase oxygenase subunit yields the protein MNDSRAVVERVRGLLPDLRERAQRAEDLRRIPDETIADLQEIGFFGLLQPKRYGGCEADPLDFYTAVKLLGSACGSTGWVASILGVHPWHLALFPQQAQEDVWGEDPNTRISSSYAPMGKAKLVDGGYLLNGRWSFSSGSDHASWVFVGGPAEDADGKPVDFCTYLLPRGDYRIDDVWDTVGLRGTGSNDVVVENAFIPRHRALSFIAMSQNKCPGHEINTAPLYRMPWGTVHPSTITAPIIGMAQGAYDAHVDHQVKRVRAAFAGEKVKEDPFAKVRIAEAASEIDAAWLQLTNNLAEEYELAKAGEEIPFSLRLRARRDQVRGTARAISAVDRLFENSGGRALWSGTPIQRFWRDAHAGRVHAANDLERAYLMFGSGEFGQPVKDMMV